A genomic stretch from Vibrio coralliilyticus includes:
- a CDS encoding 3-deoxy-7-phosphoheptulonate synthase yields MPLKTDELRTQPLGPMPTPAELGSAHPITEDVAERIAESRRQIEKILVGEDNRLLVIVGPCSVHDTEAALDYAERLASIQEQYKDELFVVMRTYFEKPRTVVGWKGLITDPNLDGSYALEAGLNKARKLLLDINKLGLATATEFLDMITGQYIADLITWGAIGARTTESQIHREMASALSCPVGFKNGTNGNIKIAIDAIRASQASHYFYSPDKNGRMTVYRTSGNPFGHVILRGGDKGPNFDADSVEAACQQLAEFDLPPRLVVDFSHANCQKQHRKQLDVAQNICEQITSGKNQIAGIMAESFIIEGNQPMKDISNLKYGQSITDPCLSWEDTVTMLDMLASAVRSRG; encoded by the coding sequence ATGCCACTCAAAACCGATGAACTAAGAACTCAACCACTGGGGCCAATGCCGACTCCGGCAGAGCTTGGAAGCGCCCACCCAATTACGGAAGATGTCGCAGAGCGCATAGCTGAGTCTCGCCGTCAAATTGAAAAGATTCTTGTAGGGGAAGATAACCGTCTGTTGGTAATCGTCGGCCCTTGTTCAGTCCATGACACAGAAGCAGCTCTTGATTACGCTGAGCGTCTTGCAAGTATCCAAGAACAATACAAAGACGAATTGTTTGTTGTCATGCGAACTTATTTTGAAAAGCCTCGCACCGTTGTCGGTTGGAAAGGCTTAATCACAGATCCTAATTTAGATGGGTCATACGCACTGGAAGCGGGCCTCAATAAAGCACGTAAATTGCTTTTAGATATCAACAAGCTAGGATTAGCGACTGCGACCGAGTTCCTCGACATGATCACTGGTCAATATATTGCAGATTTGATTACTTGGGGAGCCATTGGTGCACGTACTACAGAGTCACAGATTCACCGCGAAATGGCCTCTGCTTTATCCTGTCCTGTAGGCTTTAAGAACGGCACCAACGGAAACATTAAGATTGCTATCGATGCGATTCGTGCGTCCCAAGCTTCACACTACTTCTACTCACCCGATAAAAATGGCCGCATGACTGTTTATCGCACAAGTGGTAATCCATTCGGACACGTGATTCTTCGTGGTGGTGATAAAGGTCCGAATTTTGACGCTGATTCTGTTGAAGCCGCTTGTCAGCAATTGGCAGAGTTTGATCTACCTCCACGTCTGGTTGTCGATTTCAGTCATGCTAACTGCCAAAAGCAACACCGCAAGCAACTTGATGTTGCACAAAATATTTGCGAACAAATCACATCGGGTAAGAATCAGATTGCGGGTATTATGGCCGAAAGCTTTATTATCGAAGGCAATCAGCCAATGAAGGACATCAGCAACCTCAAATACGGACAGTCAATCACAGATCCGTGTTTGAGCTGGGAAGATACTGTAACTATGCTAGATATGCTGGCATCAGCAGTAAGATCACGCGGTTAA
- the rsmF gene encoding 16S rRNA (cytosine(1407)-C(5))-methyltransferase RsmF, translating to MHQNVYLPEEFLKEMEAILPDGLYMDDFIAACQRPLRKSIRVNTLKISIDDFTRRASDKGWRLTPVPWCTEGFWIEADESDTPLGNTAEHMSGLFYIQEASSMMPAAALFEGKNEFHRVLDMAAAPGSKTTQIAAIMRNNGVLVANEFSASRVKVLHANIERCGVRNTALSNYDGRVFGGWLPEQFDAVLIDAPCSGEGTVRKDADAMKNWSKESVISISDTQKDLIESAFHALKPEGTMVYSTCTLSIEENQHVCLYLKEKFGDLVEFQPLNSLFPSAEKALTEEGFLHIFPQMYDCEGFFVAKIKKLGSVEAPQVKKRLGKFPFEKASKKVQQDISKQLNESLGIKLPQDAAIWLRDNDVWLFPNALEPMLGEFRFSRMGIKIAESHKKGYRWQHQVAMALASGNEANSIVLSVDEAREWFMGRDVRPQNQSGKGEVIVKLGNDVIGLGKWVGNRVKNGLPRELVRDKNLF from the coding sequence TTGCATCAGAACGTCTACTTACCAGAAGAATTCTTGAAAGAGATGGAGGCTATACTTCCTGATGGCCTCTATATGGACGACTTCATCGCCGCATGCCAACGTCCACTGCGCAAAAGTATCCGCGTCAATACCCTGAAGATTTCCATTGATGATTTTACCCGACGTGCCTCTGATAAAGGTTGGCGCCTTACACCAGTCCCTTGGTGTACAGAAGGCTTTTGGATTGAGGCAGATGAATCTGACACACCTTTAGGTAACACAGCAGAGCATATGTCTGGCTTGTTCTACATTCAGGAAGCCAGCTCCATGATGCCTGCAGCTGCTCTTTTTGAAGGAAAAAACGAATTTCATCGTGTCTTGGACATGGCTGCAGCCCCAGGCTCAAAAACTACTCAAATTGCCGCAATTATGAGAAATAATGGCGTATTAGTTGCCAATGAATTCTCGGCCAGTCGAGTCAAGGTATTACATGCAAACATTGAACGTTGCGGTGTTCGAAACACTGCATTAAGCAACTATGACGGTCGGGTCTTTGGTGGTTGGTTACCGGAACAGTTTGATGCCGTGTTGATCGATGCTCCGTGCTCTGGCGAAGGTACTGTTCGCAAAGATGCCGATGCGATGAAAAACTGGAGTAAAGAATCCGTTATTTCGATTTCTGATACACAAAAAGATTTGATAGAAAGCGCATTTCACGCTCTAAAACCAGAAGGCACGATGGTCTACTCAACATGCACCTTAAGTATTGAGGAAAACCAACATGTCTGTTTGTACTTGAAAGAAAAGTTTGGTGATCTAGTTGAATTTCAGCCACTCAACTCCCTATTCCCCAGCGCCGAAAAAGCACTCACCGAGGAAGGTTTCCTGCATATTTTTCCTCAAATGTACGATTGTGAGGGATTCTTTGTAGCAAAGATCAAAAAGCTAGGTTCTGTCGAAGCACCACAAGTCAAGAAACGCTTGGGCAAATTCCCATTTGAAAAAGCGTCTAAAAAAGTTCAGCAGGATATTAGTAAACAGCTGAACGAAAGTTTGGGGATTAAACTTCCACAAGATGCGGCAATATGGCTACGTGATAATGATGTTTGGCTTTTCCCCAATGCATTAGAGCCCATGCTTGGAGAGTTTAGATTCTCTCGAATGGGGATAAAAATCGCCGAATCACATAAGAAAGGCTATCGCTGGCAACACCAAGTGGCAATGGCCTTAGCCTCAGGTAATGAAGCTAACAGCATTGTATTATCCGTCGATGAGGCTCGTGAGTGGTTCATGGGCAGAGATGTCAGACCGCAAAATCAATCTGGCAAAGGCGAAGTGATCGTCAAACTTGGTAACGATGTGATTGGCTTGGGAAAATGGGTAGGAAATCGAGTGAAGAATGGCCTACCTAGAGAGTTAGTTCGAGATAAAAACCTATTCTAA
- a CDS encoding DUF4442 domain-containing protein, with protein MLSPLAKANLYLKLFGFFKVPLIWLCRPTILKLDSQSVEIKIPLKRKTKNHLNSMYFGVLAVGADVAGGFMAMSKAQERGHKVSLAFKAVDGQFLKRPESDVHFVCNDGALIDQMLDEALETGERINQPVKITAICPSLHGNEPMAEFQLTLSLKRMGG; from the coding sequence ATGCTCTCTCCACTCGCCAAAGCAAATCTATATCTCAAGCTCTTCGGATTCTTCAAAGTGCCATTGATCTGGCTATGCCGACCTACAATATTAAAACTCGACTCTCAGTCAGTTGAAATTAAAATCCCCCTCAAACGAAAAACAAAAAACCATCTAAATAGTATGTATTTTGGTGTTTTGGCTGTGGGGGCTGATGTGGCGGGCGGTTTCATGGCAATGAGCAAAGCACAAGAGCGTGGGCATAAAGTATCACTGGCATTTAAAGCCGTCGATGGACAGTTCTTGAAGCGACCAGAAAGTGATGTCCATTTCGTTTGCAACGACGGCGCGCTTATTGATCAAATGTTGGATGAAGCATTAGAAACTGGAGAACGAATCAACCAACCGGTCAAAATCACTGCGATATGCCCAAGCCTACATGGCAACGAGCCGATGGCAGAGTTTCAACTTACTCTTTCATTGAAGAGAATGGGTGGTTGA
- a CDS encoding ABC transporter ATP-binding protein, giving the protein MSDNPNTISRSWLITQVKQHKSKLVLANIIALIATLVSVPIPLLMPLMVDEVLLNQPATGLELMNKVLPVSMHTPTGYIFLTLLLVILMRTVSQGLNILQGRQFTLISKTITYQMRSKMIDKLGRISIRQYETRGSGGINAHLITDVETIDQFIGTTLSKFLISLLTVIGTAGVLLWLEWRLGLFILLVNPIVIYFSRKLGSKVKHLKKSENQSFERFQNRLVETLDGIYQLRAANREREFLGELKQQANQVRLDADKYAWQSEAAGRVSFLLFLLGFELFRAVAMLMVLFSDLTIGQIFAVFGYLWFMLSPVQELLGIQFSWYSAKAAMARINALLDLEEEHRPVSKTNPFTEDREVDVRIENVDFSYNEESRVLNNLSLSIPAGKKVALVGASGGGKSTLIQLLIGVYRQDSGIIRFNGETTDDISFDVIRDQIAVVLQQPILFNDSLRHNLTLGSDYDDLQLWRALDIAQMQDVISQLSDGLDTQVGRNGIRLSGGQRQRLAIARMILSDPKFVILDEATSALDTATEAALHKALTEFLNGRTTLIVAHRLSAVKQADLIYVLEDGQVTQAGTHVELVEQEGLYQTLYGSVQSHA; this is encoded by the coding sequence ATGTCTGATAACCCCAACACTATTAGCCGTTCTTGGCTAATAACTCAAGTAAAACAGCACAAGTCGAAGCTTGTTCTCGCTAATATTATCGCGTTGATAGCCACTCTTGTGAGTGTCCCTATCCCGCTTTTGATGCCTTTAATGGTTGATGAAGTTCTTCTAAACCAGCCTGCAACCGGCCTCGAGTTGATGAATAAAGTGTTACCTGTTTCAATGCACACTCCAACAGGTTATATCTTCTTGACACTGCTTCTCGTCATTCTCATGCGCACCGTCAGCCAAGGACTGAACATTCTTCAGGGGCGACAGTTTACGTTAATTTCCAAGACCATCACTTATCAAATGCGAAGTAAAATGATTGATAAGTTGGGGCGTATTAGTATCAGACAATACGAAACTCGTGGTAGTGGTGGCATTAATGCTCACTTAATCACCGATGTGGAAACCATCGATCAATTTATTGGGACGACACTAAGCAAGTTTCTTATTAGCTTACTTACAGTTATCGGCACCGCTGGTGTATTGCTTTGGTTGGAATGGCGCCTTGGGCTATTTATTCTTCTAGTCAACCCTATTGTCATCTACTTCTCTCGCAAACTCGGCAGTAAAGTTAAGCACCTTAAAAAAAGTGAAAACCAGTCCTTCGAGCGCTTCCAAAACCGGCTGGTCGAGACCTTAGACGGTATTTATCAACTACGAGCAGCTAATCGCGAGCGTGAGTTTCTCGGCGAGTTAAAGCAGCAGGCAAACCAAGTTCGCCTTGATGCGGATAAATACGCATGGCAATCAGAAGCAGCTGGTCGAGTTTCTTTCTTGCTATTCCTCTTGGGCTTTGAACTTTTTCGCGCAGTAGCCATGTTAATGGTCCTGTTTAGTGATTTAACCATCGGACAGATTTTTGCCGTCTTTGGCTACCTTTGGTTTATGCTTAGCCCGGTACAGGAGCTACTCGGCATTCAGTTTTCTTGGTATAGCGCAAAAGCTGCAATGGCCCGTATTAATGCTCTCCTTGATTTAGAAGAAGAGCATCGCCCTGTCAGCAAAACCAACCCATTCACTGAAGATAGAGAAGTGGATGTTAGAATCGAAAACGTTGACTTTTCTTACAATGAAGAGAGCCGAGTCCTCAATAATTTGAGTCTTAGTATTCCCGCAGGGAAAAAAGTGGCATTAGTTGGTGCAAGCGGTGGTGGAAAATCGACACTAATTCAGTTGCTCATTGGTGTTTATCGCCAAGACTCAGGCATCATACGATTCAATGGTGAGACAACCGATGATATCAGTTTTGATGTAATTCGTGATCAAATTGCCGTTGTATTACAACAACCTATACTATTCAACGACAGTTTAAGGCATAATTTGACACTCGGTTCCGACTACGATGATCTACAACTATGGCGTGCTCTTGATATCGCACAGATGCAAGATGTCATTAGCCAGTTAAGTGATGGCTTAGATACTCAAGTGGGCCGAAATGGCATTCGTTTATCAGGCGGACAAAGGCAGCGCCTAGCAATCGCTCGTATGATTTTAAGCGATCCTAAGTTTGTCATTCTGGATGAAGCGACTTCTGCTTTAGACACCGCTACCGAGGCAGCACTACACAAAGCGCTGACAGAGTTTTTGAATGGGCGCACAACCTTGATTGTGGCGCATCGACTCTCGGCAGTAAAACAGGCTGATTTGATCTACGTTTTAGAAGATGGACAAGTTACACAGGCAGGCACGCATGTTGAGTTGGTTGAACAAGAAGGATTATACCAGACGCTTTATGGAAGCGTTCAATCGCACGCCTAA
- a CDS encoding GAF domain-containing protein — protein MKIEYYHRLTKQAVALLESEKDLIANLSNLSALLNMELEELNWVGFYLMKEGELVLGPFQGKPACVRIPVGRGVCGTAVANNTVQRIHDVHEFEGHIACDAASNSEIVIPFSINGNIVGVLDIDSPKVGRFSETDEEGLTFLMSEVEKLLNSHAISA, from the coding sequence ATGAAAATAGAATATTACCACCGCTTAACCAAGCAAGCTGTCGCACTTTTAGAATCGGAAAAGGACCTTATCGCCAACTTATCTAATTTAAGTGCTCTTTTGAACATGGAGCTTGAGGAACTTAATTGGGTGGGCTTTTATCTAATGAAAGAAGGGGAACTGGTCCTTGGGCCATTTCAAGGTAAACCTGCGTGCGTAAGAATTCCTGTGGGTCGTGGGGTGTGCGGTACTGCTGTTGCAAATAATACCGTCCAGAGGATTCATGATGTGCATGAGTTTGAAGGCCATATTGCGTGTGATGCGGCGAGTAATTCTGAGATCGTCATTCCATTTAGCATTAACGGTAATATTGTAGGTGTTCTGGATATTGATAGTCCGAAAGTCGGCCGATTTAGTGAAACAGATGAAGAAGGTTTGACTTTTTTGATGAGCGAAGTGGAAAAGCTGCTTAATTCACACGCTATCAGTGCATAA
- a CDS encoding CvfB family protein, which yields MIKVGQINHLEVVKKADFGVFLDAEDFGTSLLPNKFVPEGTEVGQSIDAFLYFDSDNQLVATTETPIAQVGEWGLMKIQGINSTGAFADWGIKGKDLLIPFSEQRGRFSEGQTVLVYVYTDKASGRIVGTTKFNKVLDKTPANYTRNQQVDLIIAERSDLGFKAIVEGEHWGMIFKSDVFGKLFIGKRLKGYIKAVREDGKIDLSLQKVGVAKMDDLSQKVLDLLEKKGGFLPLNDKSSPESIFAAFRTSKGTFKKTIGGLYKQGKITIEKDGIRIAS from the coding sequence ATGATTAAAGTTGGTCAGATAAACCACTTAGAAGTAGTAAAGAAAGCAGATTTTGGCGTATTTCTCGATGCGGAGGATTTTGGAACGAGTTTATTACCAAATAAATTTGTTCCCGAAGGTACCGAAGTCGGTCAGTCTATCGATGCTTTTTTATACTTCGATTCAGACAATCAGCTGGTTGCAACTACAGAAACTCCAATTGCTCAAGTGGGTGAGTGGGGGCTGATGAAGATTCAAGGAATTAATAGCACAGGTGCCTTCGCAGATTGGGGCATCAAAGGCAAAGACTTATTGATTCCATTCAGTGAGCAGCGTGGGCGTTTCTCCGAAGGTCAAACGGTCCTTGTATACGTTTATACTGATAAAGCTTCTGGACGAATTGTTGGCACCACCAAGTTCAACAAAGTGTTGGACAAGACGCCAGCAAACTATACACGTAATCAGCAAGTGGATCTCATTATTGCTGAGCGAAGTGACCTTGGTTTTAAAGCGATCGTGGAAGGTGAACATTGGGGAATGATCTTTAAATCTGATGTGTTCGGAAAGCTGTTCATTGGTAAACGTCTAAAAGGTTATATCAAAGCGGTTAGAGAAGACGGTAAGATCGATCTATCGCTACAGAAAGTCGGTGTGGCTAAAATGGATGACTTGAGTCAGAAAGTTCTAGACCTCCTTGAAAAAAAAGGTGGGTTTCTTCCATTGAACGACAAATCATCACCGGAAAGTATTTTTGCTGCATTTCGTACCAGTAAAGGCACTTTCAAGAAAACAATTGGTGGGTTGTATAAGCAAGGAAAAATTACGATAGAGAAAGATGGGATTCGTATCGCTTCGTAA
- a CDS encoding putative PEP-binding protein has translation MSIKTSDNLHSELNIGDALPGPENTSDSPHLFVSLSDLASEHIFYHPCYKTVKSTLDDVERNSIEAILGSASAEDHFVATLTEQVLQAIQPNHQSIRVALSSADSYELGSLLGGKVESTEINPALGLRGVSRYASEPFNSVFALECKVIKTLQQQGVQVDIVIPFVRALSDAAKIIDLLAEQGLPRGLNGLKVLYTVDVPSAALMSERLLHYFDGVVINLENLAQFTLGVDRLNEELEYLFDPQSEAVIDLIDKSVRAANSSSKPIVMISSGLARYHRIQDYMVEHSNIELVVTL, from the coding sequence ATGAGCATTAAAACTTCAGACAATTTGCATTCAGAGCTGAACATCGGCGATGCATTGCCGGGGCCAGAAAACACTTCTGATAGCCCTCATCTCTTTGTTTCTTTATCAGATTTAGCCTCAGAACATATTTTCTATCACCCATGTTATAAGACTGTGAAGTCGACTTTGGATGATGTGGAACGCAACTCTATCGAAGCGATACTGGGCAGCGCTTCTGCTGAGGATCATTTTGTAGCGACGTTAACCGAACAGGTGTTGCAAGCTATTCAACCGAACCACCAGTCAATCCGAGTTGCATTGAGCAGTGCCGATAGCTATGAACTTGGTTCTCTTCTTGGCGGTAAAGTAGAGAGCACAGAGATAAACCCTGCCTTGGGGCTTCGTGGCGTATCTCGTTACGCATCAGAGCCTTTCAATTCAGTTTTTGCTCTCGAATGTAAGGTGATTAAGACACTGCAACAGCAGGGTGTGCAAGTGGATATTGTCATCCCATTTGTTAGAGCGCTATCAGATGCTGCAAAAATCATAGATTTATTAGCTGAGCAGGGTTTACCTCGTGGGCTAAATGGTTTGAAAGTACTGTATACCGTTGATGTTCCTTCTGCTGCTCTTATGTCGGAGCGCTTACTGCACTACTTTGATGGTGTGGTCATTAACCTAGAGAACTTAGCTCAATTTACCTTAGGTGTTGACCGACTTAATGAAGAATTAGAGTACCTATTTGATCCGCAAAGTGAAGCGGTTATCGATCTTATCGATAAATCTGTTAGAGCTGCGAATAGCAGTAGCAAGCCAATCGTTATGATCAGTAGCGGCTTAGCCCGTTATCATAGAATTCAAGATTATATGGTTGAGCATTCGAATATTGAACTTGTAGTGACGCTGTAA
- a CDS encoding paraquat-inducible protein A produces MSPPQKLAPHLSETSHIRLCHGCELPIDTVAVARGKSAFCPRCGSQLYRGGTPSLSGNLAIAITCLLLFIPSHFFDFISIRLFGVMIPATLPSGVFTLFNEGFIFLSVLIIFCSSIAPLLVSGSVLTAHLALKRRDFQLLKHSLYLIQHLKNWVMIDVFLVSVAISCFKLQDYSDIYVGVGLYGLVLLQIATVMLVTRVSVRHYWEAYESEFSYQFKEKQLHCHHCHLSQPEGLECVRCHKPIYHRKPHSISLTWSYLAAATIAIFPANLIPISILITNGQRLEDTIFSGVASLMKNGMPGIAVIIFVASIVVPVAKIIGLAYLLLAIQLKRKVFHRQRMTIYFVIKWIGRWSMMDLFVISIMMTLVDRGQILDFTPGYGAVAFGIVVVLTMLAAESIDPRLLWDNYSDPAKNNSEKKEEPLND; encoded by the coding sequence ATGAGCCCTCCGCAAAAGCTTGCACCGCACTTATCTGAAACTTCTCATATTAGGTTATGCCATGGCTGCGAGTTGCCCATTGATACCGTTGCAGTCGCTCGAGGCAAAAGCGCATTCTGCCCTCGTTGTGGTAGTCAGCTATATAGGGGGGGAACACCTTCTCTATCTGGCAATTTAGCCATCGCAATAACCTGCTTGTTGTTGTTTATCCCCTCTCACTTCTTTGACTTTATTAGCATTCGCTTGTTCGGGGTAATGATTCCAGCGACGCTACCTTCAGGTGTCTTCACATTATTCAATGAAGGGTTTATTTTCCTATCGGTCTTGATTATTTTCTGTAGCTCAATCGCCCCGTTGCTTGTGAGTGGCTCCGTATTAACTGCTCATCTTGCATTAAAACGTCGTGACTTCCAATTGCTCAAACATTCCCTTTATTTGATCCAACATCTTAAAAATTGGGTCATGATCGATGTCTTTCTTGTTAGTGTCGCTATTTCATGTTTCAAACTTCAAGATTATTCCGATATTTATGTTGGTGTAGGCTTATATGGCTTAGTCCTATTGCAAATCGCCACCGTTATGCTAGTAACTCGTGTTAGTGTTCGACATTATTGGGAAGCGTATGAATCAGAGTTTTCATATCAGTTCAAAGAGAAGCAGTTGCACTGTCACCATTGTCACCTATCTCAGCCGGAAGGCTTAGAATGTGTTCGTTGCCATAAACCAATCTATCACCGAAAGCCGCATTCAATATCACTGACATGGTCCTATCTAGCTGCCGCTACCATTGCTATTTTCCCTGCCAACCTCATCCCAATTTCTATCTTAATTACGAATGGCCAACGATTGGAAGACACGATTTTTTCCGGTGTGGCATCACTTATGAAGAATGGAATGCCAGGCATTGCTGTCATTATATTCGTAGCCAGCATTGTCGTACCTGTAGCAAAAATCATCGGTTTGGCCTATTTATTGCTGGCTATCCAATTAAAACGTAAAGTGTTTCACCGCCAACGAATGACTATTTATTTTGTTATTAAGTGGATTGGACGTTGGTCTATGATGGACCTGTTTGTGATATCCATTATGATGACATTGGTGGATCGTGGTCAGATTCTAGATTTTACCCCTGGATATGGGGCTGTCGCATTTGGAATCGTTGTTGTACTGACTATGCTAGCTGCTGAAAGTATTGATCCTAGATTACTCTGGGACAATTACTCTGATCCGGCAAAAAATAACTCAGAGAAAAAAGAAGAGCCTTTAAATGACTAA
- a CDS encoding MlaD family protein, translating to MTNSSSNQPSYSPDIKRNKGISPLWLLPVLTMVLAGWLVVKAINDAGQRIQIYFSDAQGLVAGRTTIRYQGLEVGMVRDINLSEDLESIYVDADIYPEATKLLSKETRFWMVKPTASLSGISGLDALVSGNYIAIQPSDNPSEPETKFTALERAPSDILTREGLSITLRAEDLGGISVGSQIVYRKIPIGEVYSFQLDEHGKNVLIQASIRDEYRTIITDESRFWNVSGLGTNIGFDGVDVRLESLSALIGGSIAVDSPDGGEPVADNTRFKLYPDLKTAGRGIPIKITLPDDNQISPTGAPIMYRGIEIGQITDLQLSNGRKEIVASAAIQPAFSDMLTSGSNFILEEAKVSLSGVENLTNLVKGNFLTLVPGKGERSRYFNAIRKEQFNKQQAKSVAITLIADNSFGLGAGANVLYRGITVGEVTNVSLINEKVHLDVLVDKAYAKTIKSQNRFFVTGSATAELTESGLNISVPPAQQLLTGSISYVSEGDQDPREQYTLYPSKSLAELAKYNMSGSQTITLFANELPPISKGSPLLYRNLQVGSISDFHLVDGGIIISASIENQYKHLITEQTVFWNRSGVEVDASLSGFSVKAAPLKSLIQGGIAFDSLPGVENKQNDKWLLYQDFKTARKFGHVITLNAEGENNITKGTSVKYNGVKVGEVTLVVPDFNHKRVEIKLRVLPEYADKLARENSYFWVEQATLGLDGVKNLQNLLTQTINVTPGSGKPEHTFTLHKEEKDSQGVSFTLQSESRGSVTKGTPVLYREIEVGKVTNVELGEFADRVVSTISINPKYAYLVRRNSVFWNTSGVDVSIGLGGANIKAGTIDSLVRGGITFSTPEGNQLQPAAQEGQSFFLYPTPEENWNAWRTAIPKP from the coding sequence ATGACTAATTCATCTTCTAATCAACCTTCTTACTCACCAGATATCAAGCGTAACAAGGGGATATCGCCTTTATGGCTTTTACCTGTTTTAACCATGGTTTTAGCAGGATGGTTAGTAGTGAAGGCAATTAATGATGCGGGTCAGCGAATTCAAATCTATTTCTCTGATGCTCAAGGGCTAGTGGCGGGTAGAACAACGATTCGCTACCAAGGCCTAGAAGTGGGAATGGTGCGTGATATCAACCTCTCCGAAGATTTAGAAAGTATCTATGTCGACGCGGATATTTATCCTGAAGCCACTAAGTTGCTATCAAAAGAAACACGCTTCTGGATGGTGAAGCCCACGGCAAGTCTCTCAGGCATTTCCGGATTAGATGCTTTGGTCTCCGGTAACTATATTGCTATCCAACCAAGTGATAACCCTTCAGAACCAGAAACCAAATTTACCGCACTGGAACGCGCGCCTTCAGATATTCTGACTCGTGAGGGGCTTAGTATTACTTTACGGGCAGAAGATCTCGGCGGTATTTCCGTCGGTTCTCAGATAGTTTATCGTAAAATCCCAATTGGTGAGGTATACAGCTTTCAGCTTGATGAACACGGTAAAAATGTACTAATTCAAGCTTCTATCCGCGATGAATATCGGACAATTATCACTGATGAAAGCCGCTTTTGGAACGTCAGTGGTCTGGGTACCAATATCGGTTTTGATGGCGTTGATGTGCGATTGGAGAGCTTGAGTGCTTTAATTGGAGGCTCTATTGCGGTTGATTCTCCAGACGGTGGCGAGCCGGTTGCAGATAATACGAGATTTAAACTTTACCCCGATCTAAAAACTGCGGGGCGAGGTATACCAATCAAAATCACACTTCCAGATGATAATCAGATCAGCCCAACTGGCGCTCCCATCATGTATAGAGGGATTGAAATTGGTCAGATTACTGATTTACAACTTAGTAATGGCCGAAAGGAAATTGTCGCCTCAGCAGCCATTCAGCCTGCTTTCTCAGACATGCTGACGAGCGGAAGTAATTTTATCCTCGAAGAAGCGAAAGTCTCTCTTTCTGGTGTAGAAAACCTAACTAACTTGGTGAAAGGCAATTTCCTCACTCTCGTGCCAGGTAAAGGCGAGCGCTCTCGTTACTTCAACGCCATTCGTAAAGAGCAGTTCAACAAGCAACAAGCTAAATCAGTCGCCATTACGTTGATTGCTGACAACTCATTTGGCTTAGGAGCCGGTGCTAATGTTCTTTATCGTGGGATCACGGTCGGTGAAGTAACTAACGTTTCCTTAATCAACGAAAAAGTGCATTTAGATGTGTTGGTGGACAAAGCTTACGCAAAGACGATTAAGTCGCAGAACCGCTTTTTTGTAACAGGCAGCGCCACCGCCGAATTGACAGAATCAGGCCTAAACATTAGCGTTCCTCCCGCCCAGCAGCTTTTGACTGGTTCGATTAGCTATGTCAGTGAAGGGGATCAAGACCCTAGAGAGCAATATACTCTCTACCCAAGTAAATCGCTGGCTGAACTCGCCAAATACAACATGTCTGGTTCACAGACGATCACTCTCTTTGCTAATGAGTTGCCACCAATTAGCAAGGGAAGTCCCCTACTTTACCGCAACCTACAGGTTGGAAGTATTTCAGACTTCCACTTAGTCGATGGGGGCATCATTATTTCAGCCAGTATTGAAAATCAATACAAGCATCTTATAACTGAGCAAACGGTTTTCTGGAACCGTTCTGGCGTCGAAGTAGACGCCAGTCTTTCAGGTTTCAGTGTCAAGGCTGCACCGCTAAAATCCTTGATTCAAGGTGGCATCGCGTTTGACTCTTTACCCGGCGTCGAGAATAAACAGAATGACAAATGGCTGCTTTACCAAGATTTTAAAACAGCTAGAAAATTTGGCCATGTCATAACACTCAATGCTGAGGGTGAGAACAACATCACCAAAGGTACCTCTGTCAAATACAACGGCGTCAAAGTTGGTGAAGTGACCTTAGTCGTACCTGACTTTAACCACAAACGAGTTGAGATCAAACTTCGTGTGCTTCCAGAGTATGCTGACAAATTGGCAAGAGAAAACAGCTATTTCTGGGTTGAGCAAGCTACGTTAGGCCTGGATGGCGTTAAGAACCTACAAAACCTGCTCACGCAAACGATCAATGTCACCCCAGGTTCAGGTAAGCCAGAGCACACTTTCACTTTACACAAGGAAGAAAAAGACAGCCAAGGAGTGAGTTTCACATTACAGAGCGAATCTCGCGGCTCAGTCACCAAAGGGACTCCCGTTCTCTACAGAGAGATTGAAGTCGGTAAAGTCACCAATGTCGAACTTGGTGAGTTCGCCGATCGCGTTGTATCAACTATCTCCATCAATCCAAAATACGCTTACCTCGTCCGTCGAAACAGCGTGTTCTGGAACACTTCTGGCGTCGATGTTTCAATCGGTCTTGGTGGGGCCAACATTAAAGCGGGAACCATAGATAGCCTTGTTCGGGGCGGAATTACCTTCTCAACTCCTGAGGGTAATCAACTGCAACCCGCCGCTCAAGAAGGGCAATCCTTCTTTCTTTACCCTACACCAGAAGAAAACTGGAATGCATGGCGTACAGCCATACCCAAGCCATAA